DNA sequence from the Streptomyces tsukubensis genome:
TGAAGCCCCAGGTGTAGAGAGCCCGGCGCACGGCCTTGTGGTCGGCCATGCCCTTGCTGTCCTTCACCAGGGCCAGCGTCACGGTGGCCATCGCCTCGGCGAGGTTCCGCCGCGTGGAGGCGGGGGAGTGCGGCCACTTCATCTCCACATAGTTCCTGGCGTGCTGGTACCAGGAGATGTCCTTGGCCCGCTGGACCAAGGACTTCGGCAGGCCGCTGTCCGCATCCCACGGTTCCCCGTTCCGGGTCGCGGTGATGAACTGCGCCCGGCGGCTCTCGGCCAGCCCGAGCGTCAGGAAGGACTCCGCGTGGGGAGTGGTGCCGACCTGCCACCGGAGCTGGTACGGCTTGCGGTAGGGCCGCTTGCGAATCTTCCAGATCCGGACGGTGTAGGACCAGTTGGTCACGCAGTCTCCAGCTCGTTCTTGAAGGCGTCCAGCACACTGCGACGGATCCGCAGGTGCCCGTTCGGAAGGCGGTTCACCTCGGGGGCGTAGCCCCGGTTGCGCCAGCGGTACCAGGTAGCCCGGGTGATGCCGATCTCGATGAGAGCGTCACTCAGGGGC
Encoded proteins:
- a CDS encoding helix-turn-helix transcriptional regulator: MSAARGRRRPTDELVPLSDALIEIGITRATWYRWRNRGYAPEVNRLPNGHLRIRRSVLDAFKNELETA